Genomic segment of Streptosporangium sp. NBC_01755:
TGCTGACGGAGGCGGCCGGTACGGGCGAGCTCCGCGCCGGAGCCGATGCCGCGGCGCTGGCCCGCACCGTACAGGCGATCATCGCTGGTGCGGGCCTGACCTGGGCACTCGAACGCGAAGGCACCCTTGAACAGCGGCTCCGGCAAGAGCTCGACGTCGTGCTGTCCCCTCACCTTCCGCCCCGACACGGCCACGACCCGGAGGAATCATGACGACTGACGCACGCCCGCTGGCCGGAAAGGTGGCTCTGGTCGCCGGCGGTACCCGGGGCGGCGGACGGGGCATCGCCGTCGAGCTCGGCGCCGCCGGCGCGACGGTGTACGTCACCGGTCGCAGCAGCACCGGTGGGCGCTCCGACCTGGACCGCCCGGAAACCATCGAGCAGACCGCCGAGAAGGTCACCGCCGCAGGCGGCCTGGGCATTCCCGCCCGAACCGACCACAGCCGTCCCGACGAGGTCCAGGCCCTCGTTGACAAGATCGCCGCAGAACAGGACGGACAGCTCGACATCCTGGTCAACTCCGTATGGGGCGGAGACCCGCTGACCGACTGGGAACACCCTTTGTGGGAGCAGGATCTGGACACCGGTCTACGGCTGCTTCGACAGGCGGTGGAGACCCACCTCATCACCAGCCGGTTCGCGCTTCCCCTCATGGTCGCCCGCAAGAACGGTCTGGTCGTGGAGGTCACCGACGGCAACACCGCCCGCTACCGCGGCACGTTCTTCTACGACCTGGCGAAGTCCGCAGTCATCCGCCTCGCCGTCGCCCAGGCCGCCGAGCTCAAGCCCCATGGCGTCGCGGCCGTGGCCATCACGCCTGGCTTCCTACGCTCGGAGGCCCTGCTGGAACACTTCGGTGTCACCGAGGCCAACTGGCGCGACGGCGCGGCCCAGGACCCGAACTTCGCCCACTCCGAGACCCCTGTCTACCTCGGCCGGGCCGTCGCCGCACTGGCCGCCGACCCCGACATCATGGCCAAGACCGGACGGGCCCTGGCCACCTGGGGCCTGTACCAGGAGTACGGCTTCACCGATGCCGACGGCACACAACCGGACTTCGCCGCCCACTGGGCCAAGAACCTGGAAGAGCAGTACGGACCCCTCGGAGACCCGCTGTAACCCTGGCCGGCAAGGGCAAGGGCAAGGGACAGCTGCTGAGTGCCGCCGGTTGCCTACTCCTCTTTCGGCGGGGAGTCATCCCAACGTCGTGTCCGGGCTGGAGTTTGCTGGGTGGCTCATCCGGTCACCGAGACGGTCCTGCCCCTGACGGGCGCTCCACCGCGAAGTACTCGACTGTGGTGTGAGTGAGGATTGATACCAGATGTCGACAGGTGCGGCTCCAGCCGCCCGAGCCGGAAAGGCCGTGTCAGTGAGTCTTGAGACCAGGGTGTCCGGCCGGTGAGAAGATCGGGATGCTTCGAAATAGCAAAAGCAGTACTCGCAAGATTGCCAGGTCCGCTGCCCGCCCTTGCGCTGAAGCACCGTGAGCTGCTGAAGTTCGCGGTGGTGGGTGGAACAGCGTTCCTGGTGGACAACACGGTGTTTTATGGGCTGAAACTAACTATTCTGGAACCGAAGCCGGTGACTGCGAAGGTCGTCGCGGTACTCGTGGCGACGATCGTGTCCTATGTGCTGAACCGTGAATGGTCGTTCCGGACCCGGGGCGGTCGCGAGCGCCATCACGAGGCGGCGCTGTTCTTCCTGGTCAGTGGCGTCGGCCTGGTGCTCAGCTCCGTGCCGCTATGGATCTCCCGGTACGTGTTCCTGCTGGAGACCCCGGACGTGAGCCTGGTCACCCAGGAGATCGCCGACTTCATGAGCGCGCAGGTCATTGGCACGCTGATCGCCATGGTCTTCCGTTTCTGGGCGTTCCGGAAGTGGGTCTTCCCCGACGAGGAGGCCCACCCCGGCCGCGTGCGGCCGGCTCCAGCTCCCAAGCCCAAGGACGAGGCGGCCTGATCCAACCCTCCACTCGCCGGGTAGCCGCGGTGCTGCTGCATCGAGGCTCCCTTGCCCGGATCATCGGCACGGTTCAGGGGCCTTATGGGCGTGCGGCGATCGCGCTGGCACGCACGTCCTCCCACGAGGGTATGGAGAGCCGGATCCTGATCGACCCCTCCACCGGTGACCCGCTCGGCCTTCGCAAGATGCCGGTGACGGCCGGGGACGGCATGCCGTCGGGCACCGTGACGACGACGATCACCGTTCAGAGGTCCGGTTGGACCGATACGTCGCCGCGTATACCCAAGGGCTGCACGTCGGACGACGCCAAGAGGTGTGTTTACTGACGCTTCCGGCGGAGGGTGCGGCGGATCAGCCAGGCGGTCAGGGCGAGGCCCACCAGGGCGACGAGCAGCGGGGCGGCGCGCTTGAGCAGCGGCAGGCCCGCCACCTCCAGGAGATTCATGGCCTCCTCGTCGGGGCTGAGCGAGGTGCGCGAGGTGCCCGCCGGGTGGCTCTGGCGGGACCCGGACTTCTCGTCGACGACGAGGCCGGGCGGTGTCGGCACCGCGCTGAGATGCCGCCCGGACGCGCCCGATGTCGGACCCGCTCCTGCCCCGCTCAGCTCCTCCTGGCCGGCCGGGGTCGCGGGGCCGGGGCCCGAGGCCGCCGAGACCACTGGAACCTCGTCGGCCGGGCCAGGCTGGGAGGGAGCACTCCAGCCGCCCACGCCCGGCGTCCCGGAAGGGGCCTCGGCGGCGGTTTCCACGGTGGGGCCCTCGCCCAGCAGCAGGGAGAGGTTGGCCGCGAACCTGTCGATCAGCTTCTCGCCGACCTCGGACATCACACCCCGGCCGAACTGGGCCGGGCGGCCGGTCACGTTGAAGGAGGTGTCGACGGTGACCCTGGTGTTCCGTCCCTCGGGGTGCAGGCGCGCGACGACCGTGGCACCGGCGGTGCCCGAGCCCCTGGCCTCCTTGCCGGAGGCCTTGATGGTCATGGAGTGGGTGTCCTCGTCCACCTTCTCGAAGGAGGCCCGGCCCTGATAGGTCACCGTGATCGGCCCGACCTTGACCTTCATCCTGCCGGTGAAGGAGTCGTCCTCGACCTCGTCCACGGTGGCACCGGGCAGGCAGGGGCCGACCCGCTCGACGTCGAGCAGCACCGGCCACGCCTGCTCGACAGGCACGGGAACCGTGAACTCGTGCTCGAACCGCATCGCCATCGATCCGCTCCTTGTCGGTCGGCCGCTGTTGCGACATTACGACTACACGGGGGCGTATTACCAGTATGCCGCCACGGGGCCGGTTGACCGCCACACGTCGGTACGTGTCGGTCCACATCCGTTACCACTGCCCCTCCGGGCGGGAATGATGCCTCCGCCCCCCCGCGAGGCGCTCTCGCCCGCGGAACGGGGAGGCGCTCTCGGGCTCCCATGTGAGGGGGGCTCATCTGCCACCCTCCCCGCCGTTCACGGCGAGGAAACTCGCAGGCTCGTCAGGGGGTACGGGGTGAGAACCCGCCGGGTTCTCACCCCGTCACGGCGGGACTCAGCCGCTCGCGGCTCTGACCGCCCTGCGGGTCAGCACCCGGGCCAGATGGCGGCGGTAGTCGGGTCTGGCGTGCAGGTCCGCGGGAGGCGAGGTGCCGTCGTCGGCCTCGGCGCACGCCTCTGCGACGGGGTCGGTGCCGTTGGAACCGGTGGGTGCGAGGTCCACCCCGCGCAGCGCCGTCTCCACCGCACTCGCCCGTACCGGGGTGGGGCCCATGTTGGTCAGCGCGATCCTGGCCTCCTCGACGGCCCCGCCACTCCGCCGTACGGCCGCCGCGACGCCGACGATCGCCCACGCCTGCGCCGTCCGGTGGAACTTCTCGTAGTGGAAACCCCATCCGGGGCCGAGTACCGGCACCCGGGCGCCGATCAGCACCTCACCGGGTTCGAGCGCGGGCTCCAGGTAGTCGACGAAGAAGTCCGCGGCGGGGATCTCCCGCTCGCCGTCGACGGAGCGGACGACGAAGACGCAGTCGAGCGCCAGGGCCACGGCCGGCAGGTCCCCCGCGGGGTCGGCGTGGGCCATGGAGCCGCCGAACGTGCCACGGTGCCGTACGGCGGGGTCGGCCACCGTGGCCGTCGCCAGCGCGAGCAGCGGGACCCGCTCCCTGATCACCCCGGAGCGCAGCACCTCGTCGTGGGTGGTCAGCGCGCCGACGAACACGTGGTCGCCCCGGTCCTCGACGCCGCGCAGCCCGGGCAGGCGCCCGAGGTCCACCAGCGCCGACGGGTAGGCCAGGCGCAGCCGCAGCAGCGGTAGCAGCGACTGGCCCCCGGCCAGCACCTTGACGTCGTCGCCGGCGGCCGCGGCCTCGCCGAGCACCTGGCACGCCTCCTCCACCGAGGAGGGCCTGACGTAGTCGAACGACGCGGGGATCATCGCGCGCCCCCCTCGGTGGTCGTGTCGTTCCCCGCCGATGCCGATGCCGATGCCGATGCCGATGCCGATGCCGATGCCGGTGCCGGTGCCGGTGCCGGTGCCGGTCCCGATCCCGGTCCCGGCCAGATCGCCGGGTCCGCCTCGGTGACGGTTCGCCAGATCCGCTCCGGGGTGCAGGGCATCCGCACGTCGTGCACGCCGTACGGGCGCAGCGCGTCGACGATCGCGTTGACCACGGCGGGGGTGGAGGCGATCGTCCCGGCCTCGCCGACGCCCTTGACGCCCAGCGGGTTGGTCGTCGCCGGGGTCTCGGTGCGGTCGGTGACGAAGTCGGGCAGGTCGGCCGCCGAAGGGATGAGGTAGTCGGCCATCGTCGTGGTGAGCAGGTTGCCCTCGGTGTCGTAGACCGCCTCCTCGAACAGCGCCTGGGCGATGCCCTGGGCGATGCCGCCGTGCACCTGGCCCTCGACGATCAGCGGGTTCACCACGGAGCCCACGTCGTCGACCGCCACGTAGGCCCGGATCTTCGAGGCGCCGGTCTCGGTGTCCACCTCGATCGCGCACAGGTGGGTGCCGTGCGGGAAGGAGAAGTTGTCCGGGTCGAAGGTCGCGTCGGCGTCCAGCGAGGGTTCGAAACCGTCGGGGAGGTCGTGCGCGGCGAAGGTGGCCAGTGCCAGCTCCTGGATGGTCCTGCCCGCCTCGGTGCCTCTGACCCTGAACGTGCCGTCGGTGAACTCGATGTCGTCGGCGGAGGCCTCAAGCACGTGCGCGGCGAGATCCTTGGCACGGTCCTTCACCTTCTCGCAGGCGGCCAGCACGGCGACGCCGCCCACCACCAGGGAGCGGGAGCCGTAGGTGTCCATGCCCTTGTGCGAGACGGACGTGTCGCCGTGCAGCACGGAGACGTCCTCGAACGGCACGCCCAGCGCGTCGGCGACGATCTGGCTCCAGGCCGTCTCGTGTCCCTGGCCGTGCGGTGAGGAGCCGGTGATGACCTCGACCTTGCCGGTGGGCAGCATCCTGACCGAGGCGTGCTCCCAGCCGCCCGCGCCGTAGCGGAGGCTGCCGAGCACCCGCGAGGGCGCCAGCCCGCACATCTCGGTGAACGTCGAGACGCCGATGCCGAGCTGGACCGGGTCGCGCCGGTCGCGCCGGTCCGCCTGCTCGGCCCTGAGTTTGTCGTAGCCGAGCAGGGTCAGAGCCCGCTCGGTCGCCGCCTCGTAGTTGCCCGAGTCGTAGGTCAGCCCGCAGATCGTGGTGTACGGGAACTCCTCGTGGGTGATCCAGTTGCGGCGCCGCAGCTCGATGGGGTCCATGCCCAGCTCGTGGGCGAGCTCCTCCATCGCGCGCTCGATCGCGAACGTCGCCTCCGGGCGGCCCGCGCCCCGGTAGGCGTCGGTCGGCATCTTGGTGGTGAAGACGCCCGTACAGGTGAAGTCGTAGGCGTCCATCTTGTAGATGCCGTTGTACATGAACGCGCCGAGCAGCGGTATACCCGGCGTGACCAGCATCAGGTAGGCGCCCATGTCGGCGAGCAGGTCCACCTTGACGCCCCGCACCCGCCCGTCCCGGTCGGCGGCGACGGAGATCCGCTGGAGCTGGTCGCGGCCGTGGTGCACCGTCAGGTTGCCCTCGGAGCGGGACTCGGTCCACTTCACCGGCCTGCCCAGCCTGCGGGCCAGCAGCAGCGCGAGCACCTCCTCGGCGGTGACCTGGAGCTTGGAACCGAAGCCGCCGCCCACGTCGGGGGCGATCACGCGCAGCTTGTGCTCGGGGATGCCCGTCGTCAGCGCGAGCATGACGCGCAGGATGTGCGGGACCTGGGTGGACGAGTAGAGCGTGAAGGTGTCGCCGTCGGTGGTGGCCACGACCGCGCGAGGCTCCATGGCGGTCGGGATGAGCCGCTGCTGCACGTAGGTGCGCTCGATCACCACGGGGGCGTCGCGGAACGCCTCCTCGATGTCGCCTCCGGCGAACTTCCAGGTGAACGCCTGGTTCCCGGCTTCGTGGACCTTGGGGCTCCCCTCGGCGAGCGCCTCGGTCATGTCGAGCACCGCTTCCAGCGGCTCGTAGTCGATCTCGATCGCCTCCAGGGCGTCGGCCGCCCGGTAGCGGTCGGTGGCGACCACGCAGGCCACCGCCTCGCCGACATAGCGGACCTCGTCCACCGCCATGGGCGGGTGGTCGGGGATGACGATGTCCTCGCTGACCGGCCAGGCACAGGGGAGGCTGCCCTGCTCGTCGGCGAAGTCGCGCCCGCTGTAGACGGCGACCACGCCCGGCCGGCCGCTCGCGGCCGAGGTGTCGACGCGGGTGATCCTGGCGTGGGCCATCGGGCTGCGCAGGAAGGCCACGTACATCATGCCGGGGAGCTGGATGTTGTCGGTCCAGGTGGTCCGGCCGGTGACCAGCCGGGCGTCCTCCTTGCGCCTGCGCGCCCTGCCGACCTCGTGGGCGGCGGACGGGCTGTTCAGCCGGTCGCTCTCGGCGATCCGCTCACCGACCAGGCCGGCGTCGAGCTGCTCGGTCATGGCGTTGGCACCTCCTGCTCGGATGTGCTCCGCCGCGACATCTCCGCCGCGCCGCGCCGCACCGCCCTGACGATGTTGCAGTACCCCGTGCACCGGCACAGGTTGCCCTCCAGTCCCTCGCGGACCGCCTCCTCCGACGGGTCTGGATCGTCCCTGAGCAGGTCGATCGCGGCCATGATCATGCCGGGGGTGCAGTACCCGCACTGCAGGGCGTGCTCTTCGTGAAAGGCCTGCTGCATGGGATGCCACTCGCCTCCCCGCGCCAGGCCCTCAACCGTGACGATGTCGCTCCCGTCGGCCTGCACGGCGAGCACGGAACAACTCTTCGCGCTCCTGCCGTCGAGCATCACGGTGCAGGCGCCGCAGTTGCTGGTGTCACAGCCGATGGGCGTGCCGGTCTTGCCGAGTCGATCTCGTAGCAGATGGACGAGGAGGAGGCGCGGCTCGACCTCCTCCTCGTATGCGATTCCATCGACGTTGACGGTTATTCGGGGCATACGTCCTCCAAGGGCAACCACAGGGGTACGGGAGAAGTGAGAACCGATAAATGAGAACTTACGCCCCAGTTCTCCCCGGTCAACCCCCTGGTCTCACGCCGGTCTCACGCCAACGGAAGTTCTTCCGGTCCGCGGCCGCCGAGAATACGGCGGTCCGCATCGTCGATTCTGAGGTCGTTGATACTCGCCTCACGACGCCGCATCAGCCCGTCGTCGGCGAACTCCCACAGCTCGTTTCCGTAGCTGCGCCACCACTGACCGTCCGCGTCGTGCCACTCGTACTGGAACCGTACGGCGATGCGGTTGCCGCCGAACGTCCACAGATTCTTGCGGAGCCTGTAGTCCTGCTCCCTGGCCCACTTGCGGCTCAGAAACTCCCTGATCTCCTCGCGCCCGGTGAGGAACTCGTCCCGGTTGCGCCAGACCGAGTCGGGCGTGTAGGCGAGCGAGACCCGCTCGGGGTCACGCGTGTTCCATGCGTCCTCGGCGGCCTGGACCTTCGCCCTGGCGGTCTCCTCGGTGAACATCACACTTCCTCCAGAGATATCGCCCGCGCGGGACAGGCAAGCGCGGGTCCCTGACCTCGTCGATCAGCGTGCCGCCCGGTTCGGCGACGCCGACCAACCGATCATCGCCCAGGTCGAACGGCTTGGGCGTGACGGACACGCCGCCCGGTCCATGACGACCCTCGTCACGGCCCCTCTCCCCGACCGGGGCCTGCCGTGAGGCCGAAGCCCGCCGTGAGGGCGGCATGCGCCGGTGGGTTGTGCCGGGAGTACTCCCCGAGCCGCCAGCGGAGCGGGCCGGCTCCCTGTACGCGGATGATCCGGTCCAGCTCGAACCCGACCAGCCGCTGGGCCCCCGGGACGCCGCCCGGATCCCAGTCGACGCGGGCACGCCCGGTCAGGTGCAGGGCGTCGCCGTTCTCCCAGTCGAGGAAGAGCAGGCCGCAGCGTTCGTCCAGTTCCAGGTTCCCGAGCGTCATGTACATCGAGTTGCCGACGTAGTCCGGCCAGACCAGCCGCCGGTCGCCCATCACCCGGACGAACCCCGGGTTGCCGCCCCGGTGCGACAGATCGGCGCCGAGGCCGGGGGCCGAGGTGGCGATGAAGAACGTGTCGGCGCCTTCGATCCACGCGCGGTCGCCGTCGCCGAACGCGGTCGCCGAGGAGGAGCCGGTGGCGGGCCCGGTGACCTCCGCGACGACGTCCCGCGCCTGGATGTACTTGGGGCAGTTGGCGTACGTCTGCTCGGTGCGGACGACCAGTCGCCCGCCGTCCCGCAGGACCGTGCCGTTGACCCGCATCCTGCGCCTGCTCCACGGCTCGATCGCGAGCATCCCGATCTCGCCCTCGTCCAGCCCCGCCAGCGGGTCGTGCCCACCCGGCACCGCCTTGATCACCACGGTCCGCTCGTCCACGGCCTCGGCGAACCCCTCGGGACCGGTCAGGGCCGTCGCCCACGGGAGCCCGTTCCGCCCCAGGGCTCCGATCAGCAGCATCCGCTGTCGCCCCAGGAACTCGGCCGCCACCGCCGGGACCTCCGGCCGGGCCCTGGCCGAACCCAGTGCCACCGCGCGGACCCCGGCCTTGTGCTGCACGGCGAGCTCTCCGGCGTGCTTCATGATCGCCTAGAAGAAGCCGCAGGTGGGGGCGGTGGCCACTGGAACCGGGGAGCCTTCGGCGCCGGTGGGCGCGTAGATCTCCAGCCGGATTCCGTCCGGGTCCTCGAAGAACACGCCTCCCGAGGACGCGCCCTCGCCGTGCGCCACCACGCCGTCGTGGTGGATGGTGGCGCCGACCGCCCTGATCGCCTCCTCGGCCCTGCGGACCGTCTCGATGTCGGGAACCTGGAAGGACAGGTGGTGCAGGCCGGGCAGTCCGGTGGCGAAGCGGCCGTCGCTCTGCTGCCAGAGGGTGAGCACCAGCTCGCCGTCGCGGCCGAGGAAGGCGTACCGGCGATCCGCCTCGCCGGACTCGGCGAGGACCTCGAAGCCGAAGATCTTCGAGTAGAAGTCCGTGGACCTGTCGAGGTCGGAGACGTTGAGGCCGACATGGCCGGTCTGGAAGGTCATCTGATCTCTCCCTCACGTTTTCTAACGGCTGGATCCGTTAGGTTCGCTGCTCACAATCTAACGCGAAATGGATATTTGTCACGTTAGAAATATGTGGCATAAATCACTATTGATTAGCTGGGGGCGGGCCTGGATGAGAGGGGCAGCCGAGGTGGAACCCGCCGGATGGGTGCACGGCAGGCGTGGCGCGGGACCACACGGGACCACACGGGACCACGCCGCCAGGCGCGAAGACGGGTGCGAAGGCAGGCGTGGAGACGGATGTGAAGGCAGAGGTGAAGACGGGTGCGAAGGCAGGCGTGGAGACGGATGTGAAGGCAGGTGTCGCCGGATGCGGAGACGGGAGAGGTGAGGCCGCCCGGTACCGGGCGGGTCAGCCGTCCCGGTGCTGGCGGTAGTGGCGGGCGGCGCGGGCCCGGTTGCCGCAGCCGACCGAGCACCACTCCTGCCGGGCGTGCTCCTTGACGAAATAGAGCACGCAGCGGGGGGCGGGGCAGACGCGGATCTGCTCGCGCCGTGGTCCGGCCAGCAGTTCGATCACCGACGTCGCGAGGACCGCCCGGATCCGTTCGGACTCCGTGGCCCCGACACCCGGGACCGTCCCTGCCCGGGGGGCCTCTCCGGCGGGCCACTCCAATCGCGGGGCCGACGGCACGGCCAGCGCCACGGCGTTGACCAGGTCGAGCGACTCGGCGAAGTCCGGGAGCCGGTGCGCGTCCGCGTCGCTCGCGGCGCCCGGCGCCACGGCCCTGGCGAAGAGCGCCCGCACGGCCTGCCGCAGCTCGACCACCTCGCGCCGCAAGCCCTCAGAGGCGGTGAAGTCCGGGCCGATGCCCAGCTCGGCGGCGTGTGCCCGGGCCCACGCGGTCATGCCCTCGACGTCGGCGAGCAGGTCCGTCAGACCGGTCCGCGTTGCGCGGACGGTACTGACGAACTCCAGGGCCGACATGCTTCGAGCCTAATGCCCGATCTGACCCTTTGCCGTGAGGTCCGGACCGTCCTGATCTCCACGCGTACCGTATCTCCGCCCCGCGGTGACGGACCTGGGCCAACGTGGGTGTGCACCGGCCCCGCTCACCGCGCACGCGACATCGTCGCAGGCCGGCGACTACGCGAGATCCAGCCGTTCCGGGTAGGGGTCGCGTGCGGAGTGCGGGGCTAGCGCCGGATGACCTTGGCGAGGATGGCGACCAGGCCCGCCAGGCCCAGGCCGCCCACCAGGACCGTGAGCATGCCCAGCGGCTGGACGGACGGCCGGATGATGAAGACGATCCCGGCCGCGATGAACAACATGCCGCTGAGCAGGGCCATCCAGTCGGTGCGATGCACGCTCCGGGGCTCGGGCCGGTCGTGGTCAGGCAGCACGGCGCACCTCCACGTCCCCGATGCCCGCCTTGACGTTCAGCACGATGGTCGCCACGTCGCCCTTGGGGGCCACCTCGGGCTCCAGGATTTTGTCGTGCCGGATGTCGGCACCCCCCTCCACCGTGTGGTCGATCTTGACGTCGCCGAACCTGGTGCGGCCCTTCACCTCGATCCTGGCCGTCGCCGGCAGGATCACGCTGATCTCGCCGACCGAGACCGAGATGTCCACAACGGTTCGCGAGCCCGGCGGCAGGACCAGCTCGCTCAGGTCCAGCACGCCCTCGCCCACGCCCACCGAGTAGCTGCGGGCCATCTCGGACAGGGAGGTGGGCTCCCAGTGGTAGTTGCCGTACCTCTTCGGCACACCGCCCAGCATGGGCCCCGCGACCAGGGCGATCGACAGAACGGTGCCGGTCGCGACCAGCCCCGCTCCCCGGCCGAACCAGGCGGCGACCAGCAGTCCGACGCCGACGACGACGAGCGCCGCGCCGCCCGCGACCGTCATGTTGACCTGTCCTGAAGCGGACTGGATCGCCACAGTGATCCCTCCAACGATCATGGCCAGGAAGATGGTGACGACCCCGACGAGCGATCTGGGCCGTCGCGGTCTGGGGGGCCTCATCGCCGTCGCGCCGTGCCCGGACGGGGCGTAAGGGGTGTAGGGGGAGTACGGCTGCTGCCGCCTCCGGGGGTCAAGCGGCCGGTAGGGGCCGTACGGCGAGAAAGGCTCACCGGAGGAGTCGAACGACGGTCTCGCGGTGCGGTACGGATCCGGTGGGATGTCTCCGGGTGGCGGGGCAGGACGGGCAGGTGAGTCCGGGACAGCCCCGGCGAAGGTCTCGGAGGCGCTCTCGGGACCGGCTTGGGGACTGGATTGGGGACCGGCCTCGGAACCTGGGCCGGGCGGCGTGCCCGGGGCTGACCCGGCACGGGCCTCCGGAGCGGGGGCGGGGGCGGGGGACGGCCGCTCCGGCGCGGACCACGGCCCGGCCTCCGCGGCGGGCGCGTACCGCTCCGTGACCGTCTCGCCGCCCGGGCGGGTGGCGTACGCCCCGAGGCCCGAGGCCGGCGGCGCGGTGGTGCGGGAGGCCGGATCCTGCTCCCCGACGGGACGCCGGACGGCGGCGGTGCCCGGCCCGTGGGCGAAC
This window contains:
- a CDS encoding PspC domain-containing protein translates to MNDTDPASATPGSPPGSPAEDRCLRRSDEGRMLTGVCAGLGRYAGIDPVLLRVGFAVLVLGSGIGIMLYIAAFLLMRETNGGPGYVEQWSRRDFDSETVLTLLTGLFALGLVVNVSSDGVGTATVVVGTVFAIALLAAHSRGVDLLAVARSLPDRLRRRRAPRPADQWPGPFAHGPGTAAVRRPVGEQDPASRTTAPPASGLGAYATRPGGETVTERYAPAAEAGPWSAPERPSPAPAPAPEARAGSAPGTPPGPGSEAGPQSSPQAGPESASETFAGAVPDSPARPAPPPGDIPPDPYRTARPSFDSSGEPFSPYGPYRPLDPRRRQQPYSPYTPYAPSGHGATAMRPPRPRRPRSLVGVVTIFLAMIVGGITVAIQSASGQVNMTVAGGAALVVVGVGLLVAAWFGRGAGLVATGTVLSIALVAGPMLGGVPKRYGNYHWEPTSLSEMARSYSVGVGEGVLDLSELVLPPGSRTVVDISVSVGEISVILPATARIEVKGRTRFGDVKIDHTVEGGADIRHDKILEPEVAPKGDVATIVLNVKAGIGDVEVRRAA